Below is a genomic region from Campylobacter showae CSUNSWCD.
CTGCCGAGCTGTTAAACGACGTATCGCCGCCCGTCTCGTACCAGCTACCACTGGCGACTTTGACTTTAGGCGAGACGGTTCTGCTCTCAAATCCGCGCAGATTTCTGATACCGCCTAGATATAGTCTCTCGTTAATAGGCACCCAGCCGCGATCCCAAATTTTGCCGAAGCTTGATTTGAATCTAAAAATAAGGTCGTAATCCACCCACTCTCTGATACCTTGATACCAGTTAAAATTCGTTCTGCTCTTTAAAAATTTCTCATCGCCGCCCACACCTGCAAACTCTAGGCTAGTGCTTGCGATGATGCCCGTGCGAGGCAGGTAATAATCATCCGTGCTATTATATGTAATAGACGGTATGAGCGAGCTTTTTAAGCTCTTGCCGTCTTTGTACCCGACGGTTTTTAGCACGTCGCTAAGCCCGCTGATACGGCTTTGCTCTATGATGTAACCCAAAGACGCGCTTAGATTTCTAGTTAGTTTTCTACCTACGACGACGTTTAGACCGTATGATTTCTCGTCGTAGTTGTTCCAACTATAGTCGTTGGCATATAGCGTGCCGCCCAGGCTATATTCGCTATCAAAAAGTCGTGGATTTGTTAAACCTATCTGGCCAGATAGCTCATTATCGCTTCTATCCACGCTTATGACACCCTTCATACCGCTACCAAATACATTCGTATCCGACACGCTCGCGTTAAGTAGCAAGCCATCCGAGCTACCGTAGCCGATACCGCCGCTAATAGAGCCGGTGGAGGCCTCTTTTACTTTTACGAGCAAGTCGACCTGATTTGCTCCGACGCGCTGCTCTTCGATCTCGACCTCGTCAAAATAGCTTGTTCGCCTTAGCGCGTCTTTGCTGTCTTGCAGGTCTGTTCTACTATATAAATTTCCCTCAGTGAGGTATAACTCGCGCCTAACGACTCTATCCACGGTTCTATCGTTGCCAGAAATTTGCACGTTTCTTATGTATACTTTTTCGTCAGGCACAACCTCGTAGACGATACTTACAGTCTTGTCTTCTACGTTTTTCTCGGTTTTTGGATTTATCCTTACAAACGCATAACCCTTATCCGCTATCATATCGTCGAGCTTTTTCATATCTTGTCTTAGGCGAGCGGAGTTCATCACGTCGCCGCTTTCTAGTCTAAAGCCTTTCAAAATTTTCTCTTTATCAAGCTCTAAAAACTCAGGCGCTTCGATATCTACGCTAGATACCCTATACTGCTCGCCCTCTGTCACGTAGTA
It encodes:
- the bamA gene encoding outer membrane protein assembly factor BamA gives rise to the protein MKKSVFLLLLGAVLANAQQITSINFKGLVHLSPETAKEIMGLKVGDELNGDSTDRAIAKLFRQGYFDDIYIENEGGDVTVTVKEKPSIARIDIKGVVTNDKTAIDGLINIKQGNMYDELAIERAKERIRQYYESKGYFDTVVDVTKEPVAGNESSLFVTMNINRGENIIIENVNLVGAKLFDYDDVEPVVANKEREFMGWMWGRNDGKVKLFELPNDPARIQDKYYQKGYLDATVSNPYLNAYMDNYTADLTYYVTEGEQYRVSSVDIEAPEFLELDKEKILKGFRLESGDVMNSARLRQDMKKLDDMIADKGYAFVRINPKTEKNVEDKTVSIVYEVVPDEKVYIRNVQISGNDRTVDRVVRRELYLTEGNLYSRTDLQDSKDALRRTSYFDEVEIEEQRVGANQVDLLVKVKEASTGSISGGIGYGSSDGLLLNASVSDTNVFGSGMKGVISVDRSDNELSGQIGLTNPRLFDSEYSLGGTLYANDYSWNNYDEKSYGLNVVVGRKLTRNLSASLGYIIEQSRISGLSDVLKTVGYKDGKSLKSSLIPSITYNSTDDYYLPRTGIIASTSLEFAGVGGDEKFLKSRTNFNWYQGIREWVDYDLIFRFKSSFGKIWDRGWVPINERLYLGGIRNLRGFESRTVSPKVKVASGSWYETGGDTSFNSSAELSFPLIERVKMRGVLFVDYGVIRGRIANVTAPGIVDYVDGRISRYSAGAGIEWVTPMGPLQLIFAKPLKKQDGDDTSTFEFTIGQRF